The stretch of DNA CTAAGCACCTCCTTAAGCCCCACAGCTGGGCCGCTCTCCCCACCCTCGTGTTCTCAGAAGAAACAGAGGCTGAGTGGAAAAGAGCCCTTGGGGCTAGGGACCTCCCACTCCCACAAAGATACCGCGCGGCTGTTCCCAGAGCCCTAGCGGGGCACGGCTCACCTGGGGTGCAGGTCCACGAGCAGCACGAGCGTCTGCATGGTGATCACGTCGATGCGCTTGCAATGGAAGCGGGCCACCTTGAGCACCTTGAGGTACGTGCAGCAGAGCACGACGAAGGAGAGCAGGAAGCTGAGAGCGTGGAAGGCGCCAGTGAAGACGGCGAAGCGCAGGCGCTCGTCCGGCCGCCGGCTGCACAGCGTGCACGAGGCGTACAGCTGGTGGAAGCCGAGCCAGGACAGGGCGAGCGCAGTGGCTGGGAAGGTGAGCGCGTGCAGCCACGTGTAGGCCACCATGAGCGCCGCGTCGCGGAGGCGCATCTTGGCCCGGTAGCTCAGCGGGAAGACCACGGCCACCCAGCGGTCGATGCTGAGTGCGGCCATGCTGAGCATGGAGTTGGCCGCCAGGAAGGTGTCGAGGAAGGCAGCCAGGCGGCACAGGCGGTCGCCTGCTGGCTGCCGCTGCGCCACGACGCCGGCCAGCGTGAGCGGCATGTTGACCACGGTGCACAGCAGGTTCCCGCACGTGAGGTTCAGGGTGAAGAGCGCCGGCGCCTGGCGGCGGATGTCCGCGCTGTGCAGCAGGCAGAGCAGCACCAGCGCGTTGGACAGCAGCGAGACGCCCATCGTGCCCACCAGCAGCCCCACCAGGCCCGCGTCCCACGAGTTCATGGTGCGCGCCCCCCGCCGGCGCTCAGGGCCCGCAACCCGGCGCCGCCATAGCGCAGCCCGCGGCCGGCTCAGCCCCTcggcgccgccgccgcccggcGACCCCCGGCCCCAGCCGCCATGGCTCCCCGGAGGGCGAGCGGCCACCCTGGAGCCTCGGGCAGCCTCCCGAGCAGGCGTCTGGGCGCGCAGCCACCCCGGAGCCCCGCGCCGCCTCCTGGGCAGGCACCTGGCGCGCAGCAGTGAACCCCGGCCCCACTCGCTGCACCTCTGGGCCAGCGACTGAGCGCGCGGCCGAACCCGAAGCCTTTAGTGCCCCGGGATCCTGGGTTGCAGGCACCTGCGCCCCCGCTCCgcctctgcctctgcttcctcccgCTCTCACCCCATCCCCGCGAGCTCTGTCTCCTTTCCGCTCCGCGCACCCTCCcgctctcttgctttctctcttcctccctctctgctctctcACTCGcgctctctctctgctctcccctccacctctctccctcttcccgcCCCCCGCGCTGTTCTCTCCGTCTGTCTCTCCCACCCCCAATTTTCTCCCCCCTCTCgttcttccccctcctcttctctctgtctctggaatCTGGCTGCTTCTATCACAGAAATCCCCACtggtgcacacacagacacactcgcgcacacacactcacacttacAGGCTCGGAGGGAACCAGCCCTGAAGGCTCTGGTGCAGGGTGATTGGCTCACTGTCGCTCCCTTCCCCCATCATCCTCCATCCCCCCGTGTGTGTCAAAGACAGGCTGAGTCAAGGAAATCTCTCTGAGAAAAGGAAGGGATGCCTGGACACCTTCACGCCCCAGTGCCACCTGTCCCCGCCTGCATGCCATCCTGGCAGACCTTGACATGAGTGTCCCAGCCTGCCTGTCCCAAGAACAGCTGCTACACGACTGGGGTTACTCGATTCACAGTACCTTCTTCCCCTCGCCCTACAGCCAGAGCTTCCACTGTATCCTGAGCCTGCTGCAGGGACCCCGAGGCTCTCTGTAACATCCCTTGGGCATCTCTCCAGCCGGGAGAGACCTTTATCTGACCCTGACTGCTCCCACCTGGGCATGCCAGACTGTCCACAACCAGCCTAGATAGCAGCCCTGGTGTGGTGGATACTCTGCTGTCCTGCTCCAAGTTCCAGCAGCTGCCTTCTGCAGCCCTGAAGCCACACACCCATCTGCCCTGAGACTGGTGAGGCAGCACATTCTAGTTTATGAGGGACCTGCCTGACATAACGTGCCAGAACTCTTCAGAAAATGGGGAGGGTGCCAGCTGGCAGGCCTGGTCCAGGCCACAGAGACCCTGGACACAGGGTACCCCTGCCTATCCTCAGGAAAATGTGCAGGGACTGTGGCCCTTCTGTTCTCAACCAAGACTCTGTGGGGAAGGGGTGGAGATGGACAGACAGGGGCAGCTCTCAGAGCCCCTGCAGCCCCCTTCAACTCTGTGAGACACTGCCCTGCAGTGACCCCCTGCACCATGTCAGCAACCTCAGGTCCCTGTCCTGGACACAGACAGCCCTATCCTGGAGCCTCCCAGTGTGGCCAGTGGTGACTGGACATTCCTGGGCCTCAAGCCACTAGATAAAGTAAGCCAAGCAAGGATGTGGTTGACTCTACCCCCTGAAGGTAGGGACCTCATTATACTTAAGTATCTCCCTCACATAGTACCAAGCACATTGTAGACGCCATATTGTGCCATTTTGctttgctgtaaaggaatacctgagattgggtagttgatgaagaaaagaggttgaactggctcatgattctgcatggtgtgcaatcatggctccaacatctgctcagcttctgatgaggacctcaggaagcttctaatcatggctaaaggcaaagtgggagcaggcatgtcacatggcaagagtgaaagcaagaaagagaagggggagaTCCCAggcttttaaaccatcagatccctCATGGCCTGAGAAGTCATTCAGGATGGTGCcaacccattcatgagggatctgcccccatgacccaatcgcctttgcctcccaccagggcccacctccaacattggggattatgtttcaatatgagatttggaggggacaaacatccaaactttATTGAATGCTCATGAAATGAGGTGTCAGGAGGGCAGAAACAAGATGCcctctcttctctgtgtgtccACAGATGACACTCATTGACAGTTATTTGAGTGACTGACAGCTGCAGACAGTGGAGTTCTGGAGCCAGCTCACACCAGCTCACAAGGGCCCGTTATGGgcatctctctccatctctgcttCAGTGACAGCATGTTGGTACCTTAAAATCCACCACAATGAGAGTTTTTGCACTATAGAAATCAGCAAACTCCACAATCAGGGCTTCTCACACCACAGCCTGTGGTTAAACATTTAACAACACACTGACTTCATaggaccctgggcaagttactcaacatCCTTGAGGCTAGGTTTTCTTATTTACCTTTCAAAGCTGTGGTGATAACTACATAAGGTAATGTGTATGTTTAGCTTTGCTTcccagagaaggaaacagagcaGAATGCTAGCAAGATCCTCATCCTTGGCCCCCTCATGTGGCCTACAGATTTCAGTGTTGACTACATGTCTTCATTAAATATCTGGTATATGACAGCAGAGGACGCTGTTCATCTGTGTGTCTCTCCTGCTGCCAAAGAAGTGTCCCCTACAAATAGCTCCTGGCAGGAGATAGGAGCTATTtgtgctatagtttgaatgtgtccctcaaagttcatgtgttggaaacttaaccCGAATGCAACAGTATTGGGAAGTGAGGCCcaatgggaggtgtttgagtcatggagGCACTGCCTTCATAAGTGGATTAGTGCCTTTATCATGAGAATGGGTTCCTTATTAAAGGATGAGTTTGCCCCCCTaccgtttctctctctctctctccctgtgtctctccctccctctgctcttcCACTTTCTGCCAGGGGATGatgtagcaagaaggccctcaccataTGCCAGTCCCTcaattttggacttcccagcctccagaaccatgaacaatacatttctattcaTTATAAAGTACCAAGTCtcaagtctcaggtattctgttttatcagcacaaaacagactaagatagtgCCCAAGTATTGTCTATGGAGTAAATCAACCAACATTTTGGGGTCACTATTGGATCTGTGATTCTCACACTTTCATGTGTATCAGAGTCACCTGGTAAGGCTGGGGTGCTGGTTAAAGAGTTTGATTCCTGGGTCACACCCCCTGGGGTTTCTAAATAAAAAGGTCTGGAAGTCTGCATTTTCATGAGCTCCTTAGGTAGTTCTGGTGAGGGTGGTCTGTGGTCATGCTCTCAGGAGTATGCTCTATGAGAAATGGTCAGGGTAAGCCACTGGATGCCAAACAATCACCTGGGCACATCCTCCAACCATGACCTGATGTTCTGTCCTGGAGGCACTCACTGAAGCCTCACCAGAGACTTTAGACACACGAGatcccatttatatttttatatctttatataaatatttatttatatttatattgacaATATAACATGTCAATATTCTCCCAGCATATTGGAGTTTATGAAACATGTCCAAACAGTACTATGCTTTATTTAGTTCTTGCaacaaagacaggaagaaaagctTTTATCGCTACCccacattttccagatgagaaccCAAAGACTCAAAGAAGTTAAGTGACAGAGTTGGTGAGGGATGAAGCCAGTACTTCTAGCTCCATGACTTGGCTCTTCCTGCATACTCCAGAGGTTCTCAACCACCTTCTCAGGAAGGTGTCCTTGGACTGTAACTTAAAAGTATCTCAATTTTGCAACACCAAACTGATGTTGGTGACTTGGTAACTAGGTCCAACATCAATAAACCAATGAACACACACACGTACGTGcacgcgcgcgtgcacacacacacacattcatataccCTCTCACATCATTTTAAAGATCATTTGCTTTCTAAATTCCTAAAGGCAACACTGAAAGGTTAAAATGCCAGAAAGACACTCAGGATATATTAACTCAGTTTCCTAAAGAAACAAACTGAACTCGTTTTCCTCTAGTTTTGAGCAACATTTCCTGCCTTCAATTGGGCCATTGGCAGGGGGTGCTGATGTCCTACAGTAACTAGGCCCCCAGCCCTGTTGGCTTCAGTCAGGCTGAGCCTGCCCAAACACGGGTTCCAACATGGCCCCAGACACCAGTTGGCAGTGAGATCACACTCAGCAAGGAAAAGAGATGCACGTCCCTATCCAGGCCTTGATACAAGTCCTCACTGCACCTCCATGAAGAGCCACAATGATCCATCCCGCCTGACCAGGGGCAAAAGGCCTGGAGTGTGCCCACCGGAACACACTGTGGCTGGATCTGCATGGCATGCTCCTTCAAGCTGGAGGGAAGTCAGCAGCAATGGAATGTTCGTGACAGAGTCAACGTGAATCACTAAATGCTGTAACTGGGACCCAAGGGAGGGCTCAAAACAGAACTATGGTAGAGGCAGATGGGTGTGCACGTCATTGCCTATCTTGCAGCAACCCTGTGGCATAAATATCATGATTCCATCTTGACAAGTGAAggagctgagactcagagagatccACATTTGTTTAAGGTCACTCCAAGTACACACCAATAGATAGAATAAAATGAATTGGTgaagagtcaggattcaaatccaCTGTTATTTCCATTGTGCTACTGTCTTTAACCCATGCATGTGCCTGAATACACATTCCAATGAGAGGTTGCAGACTGCAGTGGTCCTTTCCACAGTTATCTTTAGAAAGAGATGAAATATTGATATAAACTGAACACAAACCAGAATGTCACCAATGCCCCAAGGGAAGTTCTGTAAAAGTGCCATGGACACAGAGAGCACATCCCTTGGGGGAATCTGGAGCTCTGCAAGTGGAGTGGGGCCAGGGCCTGGCATTCCATGGGGAAGGAAGTGCCTGAGCAAATGCCTGGAACCTGAAGCCTGGCATGTGGTTGTGGCCCTTGAGCATACCACAGGTCTGTAGAAGAGCAGGAAGAAAGGACATTGGCAAACTCTGAATGCAAACTGTGGATGCCAGCCCAATGCCAGGCTGGACAGAAAGGTCAGTCCTATTCAGATGATAACTTACAGGACATGGAGCATCCAGTCATTCTGGGGATAGGCCCCTTCTAGTCTCTCCACCTTGGCCCACCAGCAGTTCTCTATTTTTAAGCGTTTACGCATCTGATTCTTCATGGGATTCTTGTAGAACCCTGGGAGTTCTAAGAATGATACACAGATAAGAATTCTGAGACCCTACAGGGGATGTTCACTGCATAAGAACATGTGGCAGATCAGGGCCTGGAACCCAGGATCCTGACTGCTGTCTAATGGTCTCTCTGCTACCACTATCAGACAGGTGGTCCCTGCCCCCCCAGGAAAGCTGTTTATGCATACCCCTGGCCCAGCCCTCAAGTGGGGTAAGCAGAATCATGAAAACGAAGTCCAACAGCACCACTGGGTCTCTGGCTCACTTGCTCATTATCAGATAAGACAAGAATTGGCTTGCTAGACAGGGCCTTTGCCACTCCTGAGTCTCTGGCTGGCCCAGGCCCCACACGCCAGGCAGAGGGCCCagccagagagaggaagaagccTGCTGCCTGGAAGTGTCAGCTGACAATCTCTTGGAAGAGGCTGAGACCCCACTGTCTGATGGGACTCAGAATGCTGAGCAACATCTATTGAAGGTTTGCTAGGATCCCTTGCTTTATCTCACGTAAGTTTCATGGCAGCCTTTTACCAGACGTACTTTAGTTACTCCatcatacagatgaggaaactgagattcaaagaAGTTAAGCAGCATTCTCAGGGAGCCAGAGCTGATGAGGGAGGTGATGTGGACCCAGGCCTATGTGTAGAAACATGCTGACTCTCTTCTAATGCCCAGGTTTGGTTCTCCCAGTCTCTCCGGATGAtgtccaaatgcccatcactcCCATTCTTCTCTCCTCTAACTCTCTTCCCAAACCAAGTGCTTGGACTGAATGCCAGCTGAGTAGTATAGAAAGTCAGTGTCTATCTGAGGGCTCACTGTGGACTAGACCTTCTGCTAAGCACATTAAATTCATTTCACCCCTTATCATTCATGGGATAGGGATAATTACCCTGATTATGGACTGGGTGTCAGAAACTTGCACCAAGCAGCTTGCTTAAGGTTTCACAGATGCCCTGTGGCAGATCTGAGATCAGAACACAGGTTCTCCCTCAGCCCAGGACTTCATCACCTACACCACAGTTGCCCCACAGTTGGACAAATAGAAAGAGTTGCAGTTCAGCTACAGTCTATCTGACTCAAAGCCATTCCTCTCCACTGAACTCACAGGCAAGCAGCCAGCCAGTGAGTTTGTACCTTGCTCTGAAAATCCATTAAATGTGTCTGTGGTGGCAGCAGCTTCTTTATTTGCAATGCAGGCTGACTCCAGGAGCAGAGAAGTGTGTGATTGATCTTCCTTAGTGTTAGACTGTGAGGCATTGAACCGGTTCATGAACAACAGCTTCACTGGGTTTAAACTGACTTCTAAAGATGTCTGGCCCTGTTCATTTCCTGTCTCTGAGCTGGAGTGAGGCAGTGGAGGTTGTCTTGTATTCCCAGGACTGAGGCTTTCAGGAAAAGCTGTTTCTCCCAGTTCTTTGTCCCTCAGTCCTCACTAGCCAGCCTAGAAAttgcagaggaggagggaaaattCGTCGTTCGCTCGATCAAACCGATTCGCAAACCGCCGGACAAGTCGTTCATCTCAATCCAGAAGTAGGCACGGTAACAGAAGGAGAAACCGAGGCAAACCGGATCTGGAGTCAGGAAGTTcaagacaaagtcaacaaaattaagaaataaaaatggctgaaattaattgtgggcctgtaatcccagccttcttgggaggctgagacaggagagtcagcaggcaggaggcggaggttgcagtgagctggtgtGCCATTGCCTCCAAAAAAGAGCACTGGGCCCtgagagtggctcatgcctgtagctgaaatcccagcacttttttggGGCAGGAGGATTTAGCAAGCCACAGGCTTAGGCAACATAGAGACcagtctctctctcactcttttttttttttttttttttttttttggggtggaATCTCACtcctgttgctgaggctggagtgcagtggcacaatctccatcACTACagaagctccacctcctgggttcacaccattttcctgcttcaacctctggagtagctggtactGGTAGCCCTCtacgcctagctatttttttattatcatttaatatactttaagttctaggatacatgtgcatagcgatgcaggtttgttatatgtatgcttgtgccatgttggtgtgctgcccatcaactcgtcagcgcTGTCAGCTCATCATTTTACATCAGATTATAACTCCCAGTAATCCCTCCCCTCCACATCCTCCCGCGGTAGGCTGATTGTGtgccttcccgagtccaagtgatctcatttgtttCAGTTTCCACCTACTTAATTTGTTagggaacatgcggtgtttggttttctgttcttgtgatggttgctggaatgatggtttcagctgcatccatgcctAAAGGACCACAAACTCATCCCCTTTTTGTAAAGCGCAGTATTCCACTTGGTGTATGCCACATTTGTAATcctctgtcactgatggacatttgggttgattccaagtctttgctattgtgaatagtgcataataaacatcacgtgtgcgtattgtctttatagcagcatgatttataatcctttgaatatatacagtaatgggatggctgggtcatatggtacatctagttcatGGTCTCTTCGGAGATgtatactgtttttccataatggattGAACTAGTTttgtcccaccaacagtgtcaaagtgttcctatttctccacatcttcagcacctgttgtttctgacttttaatgattcgccattctaactggtggcgAGATgggtatctcattatgattttgatttgcatttctctgatggcccagTGATGATCGACATTTTTctatgtgtctattggctgtatagatatcttctttttgagaaatgtctattcctcctttacttttgatggggttgttgtttttcttgtgtttgtttgagttcttttgtaggttctggatgtggccctttgtcagattggtagattgccaaaattttctcccattctgtaggttgcctgttcactctgatggtagtttctttgtgCAGAAGCTgcttggtttaattagatccattttgtcaattttggcttttgctgccattgcttttggtgttttagacatgaagtctttgcccatgcctatgtcctgaatggtactacctagggtttttgtttgtttgtttgttttgtatttttagtagagacaggtttcaccatgtgttagccaggatggtctctatctcttgacctcgtgatccgcccgccttggcctcccaaagtgctgggtttacagtcataagccactgtgcccg from Papio anubis isolate 15944 chromosome 11, Panubis1.0, whole genome shotgun sequence encodes:
- the GPR26 gene encoding G-protein coupled receptor 26; this encodes MNSWDAGLVGLLVGTMGVSLLSNALVLLCLLHSADIRRQAPALFTLNLTCGNLLCTVVNMPLTLAGVVAQRQPAGDRLCRLAAFLDTFLAANSMLSMAALSIDRWVAVVFPLSYRAKMRLRDAALMVAYTWLHALTFPATALALSWLGFHQLYASCTLCSRRPDERLRFAVFTGAFHALSFLLSFVVLCCTYLKVLKVARFHCKRIDVITMQTLVLLVDLHPSVRERCLEEQKRRRQRATKKISTFIGTFLVCFAPYVITRLVELFSTVPIGSHWGVLSKCLAYSKAASDPFVYSLLRHQYRKSCKEILNRLLHRRSIHSSGLTGDSHSQNILPVSE